The sequence below is a genomic window from Candidatus Thiodiazotropha endoloripes.
CGAGTAGCCGACGCCGGCACTCAGGCTGCCCGAAGCGGCTTCTGTTACGCTCAGATTGACATCCACCAGATCCGTGGTACCGGGTACCGCCGGGGTCTCCATATTGACATCATTGAAGAAGCCAAGCCGTTGCAGACGCTCGCGGGAGAGTCGGGTCTTCTCACCGGAGAACCAGGCGGATTCCATCTGCCGCATCTCACGGCGCAGTACCTCATCGCGAGTCGTGGAGTTCCCGGAGATATTGATATAACGGACGTAAACCCGTTTACCCGGGTCCACGAAATAGGTAATCGCCACCTTGCGGTTCTCTCTGTCGATATCCGGTATGCTGTTGACGTTGGCGAAGGCATAACCCGCATCGGAGTACTTTTTATTCAGCCGCTCTGCACTCGCGGTGACCCGCTTACGTGAAAACACTCCGCCTCGGCGCAGGTGGATCAACGGAAACAGCTCCTCTTCCGGCAGCTCAAGATCACCGGCCAGTTTAATATCGCTGAGGGTGAACACATCCCCCTCATCGAGTGCAATGGTGATGTAGATATCTTTCTTGTCCGGGGTAATCGAAACCTGAGTCGATTCGATTTTGAAATCGATATAGCCCCGGTCCAGGTAGAACGAGCGCAGGGTCTCAAGGTCACCGGCGAGGGCCTGTTTGGAGTATTTGTCCCGGCTCGAGAAGATCGCGTACCAGGCAGGCACACCCAGCTCGAATTCATCCAGCAGAGCATCATCGTCATAGGCTGAGTTGCCGATAATGTTGATGTTTTTAATCCGTGCTGTCAGTCCCTCTGAGATCTCGATATCGATCCCCACCCGGTTACGCTCAAGCGGGGTCACCTTGGATTCGATCTTGACGCCATATTTACCACGGGCGAAATATTGCCGGTTCAGCTCCTGTTCGACCTGCTCCAGCAGAGCGCGCTTGAAGACCCGCCCCTCGGCCAGTCCAACATCCTTGAGTCCGGCCATCAACCGATCCGTATCGAGATCCTTGTTACCGGTAATGTTGATCTCAGCAATTGCCGGCCGCTCATGCACGAAGACGATCAGCACATCCCCTTCACGCTCCAGTCGAATTTCCTGGAAAAAACCGGTTTTGTGGAGGGCCCGAATGATCTTCGCGGTGTTCCCCTTATTCACCTCATCACCGGTTTTCACCGGTAGATAGTTGAAGACCGTACCCGCTGAGATGCGCTGAAGTCCCTCGACACGGATGTCCTGGACGACAAAGGCGGCAGCCAGTTGCGGAAACAGGACACCGGCAGACAGCAGTAGAGTGATAAAAATCCGCAAGAAAAATGGCATTATGCTTTGAAACAACAGAGTTTATTCATTATTCAGCTGCCTGTTGGCAGAAATCTCCGACAAGTCAGCAATGTCACGAAGGGCGTAAGTATAAGTTATCTTACAGCTTCAGGATACAGAGCTATCCCCTTGAACTGATAAGAATGGCTACCCCAGAAAACGGTTCAGGTCGACATAAAAAGCGAGACTCATGACACCGAGCAGAATCAACAGGCCGATTTTCTGCCCCTGCTCCATAAACCGGTCCGATAGCGGCTTACCCTTAATCGCCTCGATCAGGAAATAAAAGAGATGACCGCCGTCCAACACTGGGATGGGCAACAGGTTCAAAACCCCCAGACTGATGCTCACGACAGCGAGAAACTTAATAAAATAGACCAGGCCAAAACTTGCTGATTTACCAGCAGAATCAGCAATCGATATGGGGCCGCTGAGGTTTTTGACCGACACCTCGCCGATGATCATTTTGCCGAGCATTCTCAGCATCAGTACCGACAGATCCCAGCTCTTGTTGATCGCCTGCCCGACCGACTCCAGCGGTCCGTAGCGTACAATCGCCCGATAGTCGTCCCACAGGTCACTCGGTATCTGTTCAACCCCGGCACCGATCCGTCCATAGGGTT
It includes:
- the bamA gene encoding outer membrane protein assembly factor BamA, with the protein product MPFFLRIFITLLLSAGVLFPQLAAAFVVQDIRVEGLQRISAGTVFNYLPVKTGDEVNKGNTAKIIRALHKTGFFQEIRLEREGDVLIVFVHERPAIAEINITGNKDLDTDRLMAGLKDVGLAEGRVFKRALLEQVEQELNRQYFARGKYGVKIESKVTPLERNRVGIDIEISEGLTARIKNINIIGNSAYDDDALLDEFELGVPAWYAIFSSRDKYSKQALAGDLETLRSFYLDRGYIDFKIESTQVSITPDKKDIYITIALDEGDVFTLSDIKLAGDLELPEEELFPLIHLRRGGVFSRKRVTASAERLNKKYSDAGYAFANVNSIPDIDRENRKVAITYFVDPGKRVYVRYINISGNSTTRDEVLRREMRQMESAWFSGEKTRLSRERLQRLGFFNDVNMETPAVPGTTDLVDVNLSVTEAASGSLSAGVGYSETQGVLFNASISQNNFLGTGNRVSAGFDTSDATKKISILYTDPYYTIDGISQGYELSYRETDFSELNISSYSTDVGRLGVNFGVPVSEYDRLRFSLAYENTKFFIADSASDEIKEFEEKYGKKFSDFELVGSWIRDSRDRAIFPNKGGRQVFTTELNTPGSDLQYYRISYRNAQYFPLTNNLTLKLNGELGYGDGYGNNEELPFYRNFYAGGIGSVRGFEENTLGPKDSEDDALGANARIVGQIELLFPIFGDDFKDTVRAGLFADVGNVFDLANDEEIKWDGFRASTGLMLSWFSPVGALSFSLGYPLKEEEGDKTKSLQFRIGSGF